A window of Odocoileus virginianus isolate 20LAN1187 ecotype Illinois chromosome 3, Ovbor_1.2, whole genome shotgun sequence genomic DNA:
AACACATTAATATCAATTCCTTGACagcaaaggagaaattaaaatagtTCAGCTATGCGAGTTAGGCTGGTTTGAGTGAAAACTGCTcatgttatttcttctttccctccaaTAGTCACCTCCACCACATGGAATCAGGAAATGGCACAAAAATCtcaaattctctttttcttctgggactttCAGGGGAATCAGAATTGCAGCCCCTCATATTTGGGCTTTTCCTCTTCATGTACCTGATCACTGTGTTTGGAAACCTGCTCATTATCTTGGCTGTCAGCTcagactcccacctccacacccccatgtacttcttcctctccaacctgtccTTCGTAGACATCTGTTTCACCTCTACCACCATGCCAAAGATGCTGTGGAACATCCAGACACAGAGCCAGGTTATCACGTATGAAGGCTGCATCACCCAGATgtatttttacattctctttGCAGGATTAGATGACATTCTCCTGACTGTGATGGCTTATGACCGgtatgtggccatctgccaccccctgCACTACCCAGTCATCATGAGCCCCCGGCTCTGTGGGCTGCTTGTTCTGGTGTCCTGGATAATGAGTGTTCTGTATTCCTTGTTACACAGCTTAATGGTGCTGAGACTGTCTTTTTGTACAGACTTGGAAATCCCTCActttttttgtgaaataaaagagCTGGTCCAACTTGCCTATTCTGACACCTTTCTCAATAACATGATGATGCAATTTGGAGCTGGACTTCTGGGTGGTGGTACCCTGACTGGTATCCTTTATTCTTACTCCAAAATAGTGTCCTCTATATATAGAATCTCTTCAGCTCAGGGGAAGTATAGAGCATTTTCCACCTGTGCATCTCACCTCTCAGTGGTCTCCTTATTTTATTGTACAAGTTTAGGAGTGTACCTTAGCTCTGCTGGTACCTACAGCTCACACTCAAGTGCTGCAGCCTCAgtgatgtacactgtggtcacaccgatgctgaaccccttcatctacagtctaagaaataaagacataaagaggGCTCTGAAAAGATTTTTGGGGATGGAAACTATATCAAGGTAATTTGTCCTTGGGTTAAAGAAATGCACATGATAGCAGGGTTAAAGCCTCAGGGCCACATATTATGCTTCTTTGATCAGATTGTGAAAATAGCAGTTGCTCCTTCGGTTTATTGTCtgctatttccatttctttgatttcaACTTATCTATACAATTTCAGTAGCTCGCTTCATTAACTTTTCTGTTCTGCCATCTATGCTTTATCCTTTGTCATCTTTATACTATCCCTGATTGATTCACATCCTTAAGTGAAATATATGGAAATGCCCATATATCTCATAAGACTGGGTGCATCTCCTAAGAATAATTTCTTTGTGAAATGTTATATACAGAtcaagtttatttcattttactatgTGAATAATCATGAGTTCTGTTaccttttggaaaagaaaaactacctTGATGACTGAATCCACCCAATGACATAATTTCATAAGAGTGTAAAGTATGAAACCTCAGGTTATCACTTTCTGTTCATCATTCCTTTTGCACATCACTACCATAATTTCTCTTCCCCAAACTGTAGACTGTAACATCTAGTGTGTTTTACAACAAGGCATTCCATTTTATTCCCGCTaggatctttttctttatttagctcAGTGTGCATATTGATTACCAGTGTGtgcgcagttgctcagtcatgtctgacattttgcgaccccatgaactgtagcccaccagattcctctgtgggatttttcaggcaacaatactggagtgggttaccattttctactccaaaggatcttcttgacccagggatccaacccgcatttcctccatctcctgcatttcagatagattctttacctgctgagccaccgtTATCAGAGTCATTGGAAAACCTGATCATCAATGCATGTCTCTGATGCTAGTCTATGTGAAACATCATTTCAATAAACAGTTTGATGTAATAAAGTCTAGAGTCTAAGATGGCCCTAACTAAAATGAAGCACATATTTATATCAGATTTTGActatgcaaattattttttctggtGTGCATTTACTTACTTATGTATGTAAGATCATTGTCCATATATAAAGAGGTTTATCATTGACATGAAGGATTGTTTGGTGAAATTATATTTTGATCTTTCTTCTCCTACTTGAAAACTTACATTTTTCCCTACGAATATGATTCCTTTCATTgttctaaatgaaatatattcCCCATTCTAAGTTTTATCATAACCACTAAAGGATGTTGAATgagcaatataaatatatatatatctctttcCAAAGTGCAGCTCACTAGGGAGCTTAAATTCCTCCTGGACCTGTGATTCAGAGTCTCAGAGTTTTGAACAAACAGGCATATCCTTTTAACCTCGCATGGTTACCTATATGTAAACCTCAATGGAATCAGTTTTTGATACAGTTATATGAAATAGACTTGGATAATACTTGAGTAATTATAAATGCTATTCAAATATCAGAGCAAATACCTACAATGAGAAGCCATACATTATTATCATTTCACTCAGCTGTTCACTTGAGTTATTTTATCAGTTTGTTGCTGCATAATAAGTTGTCCTAAAAGGAAATGGTTTAACATAATGTCTTTAGTCTCAGATAGGAGTACACGATGGGGACTTGAGTTGAGTTCTGATGGTCTCTTCTTCATGGGTCTGCTGTCAGCTGTCTGGCtccattttgtgttttaaagtctCGTCCATGATGGTGTGCGCAGTTGTAGTGTTCTTCTGTTTTGAGCAACTTCATGTCAATTCCCTCTTTTTATATATGTAGGTTAGTCTTtagtttacaagaaaaaaactgagtTTACAAATGGcaatttctttatattaatttcaCTATTCCTATATCCATATATGACACTTTGCTTTAGTCCTTGATTAAAGAGGTATCTCTCAATTTCAGGTGTGATTCAACTACATGGACTTTACTTATTACTCTGAGCCATGAAAAACCCAAAATTTGAAATTCTATCTAAGTCACTGAAGAGTAATTACATACAATAAACTGCCAATTTTTAAGGTATACAATTTTATGAATTTCAAAAACTAGCAGTACACACTACATGGTCCATTTTTTGATAGTCTAAAAGGTTCAGAGcaagttttaatttctttgaaatgttaTTGTTAATAATGTAATTGATCTGgatctcagttttatttatttatgaagaaaatataagataACAAACCCTAACTTCATATGGATgttgtgaaaatgaatgaaatatacaGAAATGCTTTGGGGAGTCCACAAACCACGTTAAAGTTTAGgagtacatgtatgtatatatgtgcccACATCTGTATACACCTTTCTCTTAAATAAATATactcacacatatatgtacatgccTGAAGTCTCATTTGTAATTTCATCCCAAGTTGAAAGAAACCTTGAGAACAAGTTAGAGGGATGGAAGTGAAAAGAACAGATGCTTGAAATAACAGAGAATAGGAAGAATTTAGAAATTTTGACAGAAAGTTCTTGAGCAGAATGTGtgcctttaataataataatgatttactTTTCTCATGTTAAATCCTCAACGACCTCAAAGTTAGAACCACATTTATATTTAGTCAATGAAAAGTTCTCTATAGAAGCTAATGAGAATACCTTAAAAAGGACTCAACCTTCTCCTTCTGTTTAAGATATGATTTCAACACAAAATGCCTCTAGCTAAGGGTAGCTCACTGATTGAACTGAAAGGTTTAAACTCAACTCCAAGAACAACTCTGATTGGACACATGTCTGTATTAAATTTCTGTTGCTcctgcaagagactcaggttccatccgtggtttgggaagaccccctggaggaggccatggcaacccacttcagtattcttgcctggagaaccccatggacagaagagcttggagggctatagtctatagggttacaaggagtcagatatgacaagcgacttagcatgcatgcatgctcttgttttttttttttcccatttatttttattagttggaggccaattactctacaacattgcagtggtttttgtcatatattgaaacgaattagccatggatttacacgtattcccaatcccggtccccctcccatgtccctctccaccccatccctctgggtcttcccagtacaccaggcccgagcacttgtctcatgcatccaacctgggctggtgatctgtttcaccctagatatacatgtttcgatgctgttctcttgaaacatcccaccctcgccttctcccacagagtccacaagtctgttctatacatctgagtctctttttctttttttgcatatagggttatcgttaccatctttctaaattccatatatatgtgttagtatactgtaatggtctttatctttctggcttacttcgctctgtataatgggctccagtttcacccatctcattagaactgattcaaatgaattctttttaatggctgagtaatatgccatggtgtatatgtaccacagcttcctcatccattcgtctgctgatgggcatctaggttgcttccatgtcctggctattataaacagtgctgcgatgaacattggggtgcatgtgtctctttcggatctggtttcctcagtgtgtatgcctagaagtgggattgctgggtcatatggcagatctatttccagctttttaaggaatctccacactgttttccatagtggctgtactaatttgcattcccaccaacagtgtaagagggttcccttttctccacaccctctccagcatttattgcttgtagacttttggatagcagccatcctgactggcgtgtaatggtacctcattgtggttttgatttgcatttctctgataatgagtgacgttgagcatcttttcatgtatttttttgccatccgtatgtcttccttggagaaatgtctgtttagttctttggcccattttttgattgggtcatttatttttctggaattgagctgcaggagttgcttgtatatttttgagattaatcctttgtctgttgcttcatttgctattattttctcccaatctgagggctgtcttttcaccttgcttatagtttcctttgttgtgcaaaagcttttaagtttcattaggtcccatttgtttatttttgcttttgtttctaaaattctgggatgtgggtcatagaggatcctgctgtgatttatgtcggagagtgttatacctatgttctcctctaggagttttatagtttctggtcttacatttagatctttaatccattttgagtttatttttgtgtatggtgttagaaagtgttctagtttcattcttttacaggtggttgaccagttttctcagcaccacttgttaaagaggttgtcttttttccattgtatatccttgtttcctttgtcgaagataaggtgaccataggtttgtggatttatctctgggctttctattctgttccattgatctatatttctgtctttgtgccagtaccatactgtcttgatgactgtggctttgtaatggagtctgaagtcaggcaggtttattcctccagttccattcttctttctcaaggttactttggctattcgaggctttttgtatttccatacaaattgtgaaattatttgttctagttctgtgaaaaataccgttggtagcctgatagggattgcattgaatctatagattgttttgggtagtatagtcattttgacaatattgattcttccaatccatgaacacggtatatttctccatctgtttgtgtcctctttgatttctttcatcagtgttttatagttttctatgtataggtcttttgtttctttaggtagatatactcctaagtattttattctttttgttgcaatggtgaatggtatcgtttcctttatttctctttctgttttctcattgttagtgtataggaatgcaagagatttctgtgtgttaattttatatcctgcaactttactgtattcgttgattagctctagtaattgtctggtagagtctttagggttttctatgtagaggatcatgtcatctgcaaacagcgagagtttcacttcttcttttcctatctggattccttttacttctttttctgccctgattgctgtggccaacacttccaaaactatggtgaatagtagtggtgagagtgggcacccttgtcttgttcctgatttcaggggaaatgctttaaatttttcaccattgagggtgatgcttgctgtgggtttgtcatatatagcttttattatgttgaggtatgttccttctattcctgctttctggagagttttaatcataaatggatgttgaattttgtcaaaggctttttctgcatctattgagataatcatatggtttttatctttcagtttgttaatgtggtgtattacgttgatttgcggatattaaagaatccttgcattcctgggataaagcccacttggtcatgatgtatgatttttttaatatgttgttggattctgtttgcttgaattttgttaaggatttttgcatctatgttcatcagtgatattggcctgtagttctcttttttttgtggcatctttgtctggttttggaattagggtgatggtggcctcatagaatgagtttggaagtttaccttcttctgcaattttctggaagagtttgagtaagataggtgttagctcttctgtaaatttttggtagaattcagctgtgaagccatctggtcctgggcttttgtttgctggaagatttctgattacagtttcgatttccttgcttgtgatgggtttgttaagatcttctatctcttcctgattcagttttggaaagttatacttctctaagaacttgtccatttcttccaagttgtccattttattggcatagagctgctggtagtagtctcttatgatcctttgtatttcagtgttgtctgttgt
This region includes:
- the LOC110146139 gene encoding olfactory receptor 7A17-like, which encodes MESGNGTKISNSLFLLGLSGESELQPLIFGLFLFMYLITVFGNLLIILAVSSDSHLHTPMYFFLSNLSFVDICFTSTTMPKMLWNIQTQSQVITYEGCITQMYFYILFAGLDDILLTVMAYDRYVAICHPLHYPVIMSPRLCGLLVLVSWIMSVLYSLLHSLMVLRLSFCTDLEIPHFFCEIKELVQLAYSDTFLNNMMMQFGAGLLGGGTLTGILYSYSKIVSSIYRISSAQGKYRAFSTCASHLSVVSLFYCTSLGVYLSSAGTYSSHSSAAASVMYTVVTPMLNPFIYSLRNKDIKRALKRFLGMETISR